From Acipenser ruthenus unplaced genomic scaffold, fAciRut3.2 maternal haplotype, whole genome shotgun sequence, one genomic window encodes:
- the LOC117969029 gene encoding uncharacterized protein LOC117969029 translates to MMATYYTQRKDIIRGMETEKIRREWPFLFEMPGLQAHFRALTGVQLEGKFFETVKNKSHRILAYMDTLNNEKQRKTARVLAQIEVAKGDTKSKLPEMPGLVLLLLAYFGEDDKQMFFQVDDTCLPSEVPTSDLPASPCIIFCGDSLLTASRLMLSIDKVVVTEQQTNFVEALLMMFASCYCLNIHYPSELGATLEFLQRIGESEVVSCAIVQHGREFAVGVAHNWQSIAGLRVCKRPSKKHLADIARRIVAKYPKSLQDVIEGHIVGSGYDSLVKQLQSRADNVKSTQFSTPKRQFQHSSGSDTEEVPAKERALPQDTYGCINWDPEHLPITETLASQKQQQEEMKTMFRERNWDTQIITKKMMATYYTQRKDIIRGMETEKIRREWPFLFEMPGIQAHFRALTGVQLEGKFFETVKNKSHRILAYMDTLNNEKQRKTARVLAQIEVAKGDTKSKLPEMPGLVLLLLAYFGEDDKQMFFQVDDTCLPSEVPTSDLPASPCIIFCGDSLLTASRLMLSIDKVVVTEQQTNFVEALLMMFASYYCLNIHYPSELGATLEFLQRYNHISTLKYGLLSGISGKGLNLECRIGDSEVVSCAIVQHGREFAVGVAHNWQSIAGVGRV, encoded by the exons ATGATGGCAACGTACTACACTCAGAGAAAAGACATCATACGAGGTatggaaactgaaaaaataaggaGGGAGTGgccatttctgtttgaaatgccagGATTACAAGCACACTTCAGGGCACTTACAGGTGTACAATTAGAAGGGAAATTTTTTGAGACCGTAAAAAACAAATCGCACAGAATTCTGGCCTACATGGACACTCTCAACaatgagaaacaaagaaaaactgcaagagTTTTGGCACAGATCGAAGTTGCAAAGGGCGACACAAAGTCTAAATTACCGGAGATGCCAGGGTTGGTTTTGCTGCTGCTTGCTTACTTTGGTGAAGACGACAAGCAAATGTTTTTCCAGGTGGATGACACTTGCTTACCTTCTGAAGTGCCAACATCTGATCTGCCTGCATCACCttgcattattttctgtg GAGATTCCCTTCTGACTGCATCCCGCTTAATGCTGAGCATTGATAAAGTTGTTGTTACAGAACAACAAACTAACTTTGTGGAAGCTTTGCTTATGATGTTTGCATCCTGCTACTGCTTGAACATCCATTACCCGTCAGAGTTGGGAGCAACACTTGAATTTCTTCAAAG GATAGGAGAGAGCGAGGTGGTCTCCTGTGCCATTGTCCAACATGGCAGAGAGTTTGCagtgggggtggcacacaattggcagagcatcgCTGGG TTACGGGTCTGCAAGAGGCCTTCAAAGAAACATCTTGCAGATATAGCAagaagaattgtggcaaaatatcctAAATCTTTGCAGGATGTTATCGAAGGCCACATAGTTGGCAGTGGATATGATTCCTTGGTAAAAcagctgcagagcagagcagataaTGTGAAGAGTACACAGTTTTCTACCCCCAAAAGACAGTTTCAACACAGTAGTGGGAGCGACACGGAAGAAGTTCCTGCAAAGGAACGAGCTTTACCTCAAGACACTTACGGTTGCATAAACTGGGATCCCGAGCACCTGCCAATCACAGAGACACTTGCAagtcaaaaacagcaacaagaagaaatgaaaacCATGTTCAGAGAAAGAAACTGGGATACACAGATCATCACCAAAAAAATGATGGCAACGTACTACACTCAGAGAAAAGACATCATACGAGGTatggaaactgaaaaaataaggaGGGAGTGgccatttctgtttgaaatgccaggaatacaagcacaCTTCAGGGCACTTACAGGTGTACAATTAGAAGGGAAATTTTTTGAGACCGTAAAAAACAAATCGCACAGAATTCTGGCCTACATGGACACTCTCAACaatgagaaacaaagaaaaactgcaagagTTTTGGCACAGATCGAAGTTGCAAAGGGCGACACAAAGTCTAAATTACCGGAGATGCCAGGGTTGGTTTTGCTGCTGCTTGCTTACTTTGGTGAAGACGACAAGCAAATGTTTTTCCAGGTGGATGACACTTGCTTACCTTCTGAAGTGCCAACATCTGATCTGCCTGCATCACCttgcattattttctgtg GAGATTCCCTTCTGACTGCATCCCGCTTAATGCTGAGCATTGATAAAGTTGTTGTTACAGAACAACAAACTAATTTTGTGGAAGCTTTGCTTATGATGTTTGCATCCTACTACTGCTTGAACATCCATTACCCGTCAGAGTTGGGAGCAACACTTGAATTCCTTCAAAGGTACA ATCATATAAGCACTCTGAAatatgggctcctgagtggcatatCTGGTAAAGGCCTCAACCTTGAGTGCAGGATAGGAGACAGCGAGGTGGTCTCCTGTGCCATTGTCCAACATGGCAGAGAGTTTGCagtgggggtggcacacaattggcagagcatcgCTGGGGTAGGGAGGGTTTGA
- the LOC131731615 gene encoding uncharacterized protein LOC131731615: MVQESTGDSVLNSHILDTLKNLGVETLDDFRFVKDDDLLMVLKPIEVRKLLASFTVTCETTISSSPCSSRTETSTVSSPGCSFTQSCIELDESLSPLEADWFLRFEIPWEKLPTDLLYKLERQERPSPKQRREMIRLIINEVTGVCKRPSKKHLTDIARRIVAKYPKSLQDVIKGHIVGSGYDSLVKQLQSRADNVKSTQFSTPKRQFQHSSGSDTEEVPAKERALPQDTYGCINWDPEHLPITETLASQKQQQEEMKTMFRERNWDTQIITKKNDGNVLHSEKRHHTRYGN, translated from the exons ATGGTACAGGAAAGCACTGGGGATTCTGTTTTAAACTCCCACATTTTGGACACACTCAAAAACCTGGGTGTAGAAACCCTGGAtgatttcagatttgtaaaagatGATGATCTCCTGATGGTCCTCAAGCCAATAGAAGTTCGAAAACTCCTAGCCAGCTTTACAGTCACAT GTGAAACCACGATTTCCAGCAGTCCGTGCTCATCCAGAACAGAGACCTCAACAGTCTCCAGCCCAGGGTGCTCTTTTACACAGAGTTGTATCGAGTTGGATGAATCACTTTCACCTTTGGAAGCTGACTGGTTCCTTCGGTTTGAGATACCATGGGAAAAACTCCCTACTGACCTCCTTTACAAGCTAGAAAGGCAAGAAAGGCCATCGCCAAAGCAACGCAGAGAAATGATACGACTCATTATTAATGAAGTCACAGGGGTCTGCAAGAGGCCTTCAAAGAAACATCTTACAGATATAGCAagaagaattgtggcaaaatatcctAAATCTTTGCAGGATGTTATCAAAGGCCACATAGTTGGCAGTGGATATGATTCCTTGGTAAAAcagctgcagagcagagcagataaTGTGAAGAGTACACAGTTTTCTACCCCCAAAAGACAGTTTCAACACAGTAGTGGGAGCGACACGGAAGAAGTTCCTGCAAAGGAACGAGCTTTACCTCAAGACACTTACGGTTGCATAAACTGGGATCCCGAGCACCTGCCAATCACAGAGACACTTGCAagtcaaaaacagcaacaagaagaaatgaaaacCATGTTCAGAGAAAGAAACTGGGATACACAGATCATCACCAAAAAAAATGATGGCAACGTACTACACTCAGAGAAAAGACATCATACGAGGTatggaaactga